GGATTTTAGAGTAGGGGAAGTGGAAATAGGAAATGAGACTAGAGCGAGTGAAGAAGATAGTTGCAGGTGAACGGTCTATTTAAAGAAGCTAGGGGACGACCCTTCGGCTCCCGTCTGTACAACGAAAGGTCGTAAAGCCTTCAAGAGCCATGTAAATTTCCAAGAAATTTCACGCCACTGACACCCCTTGGCGTAACACGACATCGAACAGGAATAAAACCAACCGCTTAGGCGCATTATTACGCACTGCCACATCAGGTTACTACTTTGAGATAAGACAACTTACACACCACCCATTGGGTGTACGGGCgagattttctatgatttttctAAAACAACCTAATCCGTGAGATATCCATAAAAGGCTACAAAACGACAAACTTAAGATCGGTCAAGCTGGAGTCAACCGGACCTCTATTAGCTATTTCATTAAAACCCTGGCCGAGCATAATCCAGTCGGGCCTCCATCGGCTGGGTTCCAGTCGGTTAGGTTTCAGTCAGCATGACTTCGATCGGTCATATTTTAGTCGACCAAATTTCAGCCTGATGAATCACGACAAACCAAAACCTTTCAAAAGCAAGACtgtgaagacctttgagttgattgatactcaaatcaatttaaagcactagggctacacccattgggtgcacctgatATAACAACAGATCAAAGCCACACTCAGAAGCAAGACCAAGAAGACCTTTGAACTGATTGATACTCAAATCAACTCAAAGCttaggggctacacccattgggtgcacctcaccTAGTGGATACAAAGACGAAACAAAGTTGCACTCAAAAGCTTAAAAAAGTCAAACAAGATGATTTTTTCTTTGAGTCTCGAGCCAATTACTCTCAAAAGTTGGCTTGACTCTCGGGGGTTTGTGGGGaatggatatcccccgggtcttCACAAACACACAAAAATCTCATGGGTCGCTTGATGGGCCTCGCGACATTTGCTAACAAGAACAACAAAGTTGTTGGCTTAATGGATGCACGTCGCAGATCTATCTGTTTAATGGTGATCGGTTGCGTCCCAATACTACACGAGAGATAAAGACATCTGTTTGGGTTTTATATTGGTGAAACCAAAAGATTTAGTACTATTTCGGCGAAGTCTAACATTGTGGTTGCTATAGCCGCAAATTTCTCGTTTTTCGGGTGGCTGACGATGAATTTGCATCTTTTAGGCTCAGGTCTCCTTTGGAACAAAGAAACGTGAAGGGGTTTTGAAGGATTGAAATCCTTTAAAAAATCCTATGTTGTCCTTTGGTACAATGGATTAAATTCATACAAATCCTATAAAATTCCTATGGAATAGACTATTACAGTGAAATTTATGAGAATTTTTAATATGAGATCCAATCTCTTAAAAAATTACTATAAAATTACAAGTGTCACATAGAACTCTAAGGCTCCTTTGGAATGGAGGATTAGTAAAATATAGGGATGTGAAAAATATAGGAAGAGAGTTGCATGTCACCTTTAATTCCATAGGAAAATCTATATGAAGTTAGACCTTATGTTAAAAATTCTCTAAAATGTCACAACAATACTTAAtttcaaagaaattttatacaatTTGTAGCAATTCATTTTTTTGTTCCAAAGGAACACATAGGAAAACTTTTATGGGGTATTAATATTTTACAATTCCATTACTTTTTCTTTGTTGTAAAGAAGGCCTAAAGCTATATTTTTCCCTGTGTTTTTGTGCGAGCCGTCAAGGGATTTGTCTCTATCACCAGCGCACGGCCGAGAATACTTCCTCTTCCTCCTTCCCACGATGGCCGCcaccgccatggccgccgccgccgccgcctcgcgGGCCTTCCTGCGCCCGCACCGTTGCCTCCTCCTCCCACACACCCATCCGCTTCGCCGCCGTCTCTCCACCAACGCTACTGCTTCCGctcccgccgccaccgccgcgtcgCCCGGCGTCGTGGACGTGCTCATGAAGCGAGGACTCGTCGAGGCCATCACCTCGGAGGCGCTCGCCGCAGCGCGTCCAGGGGAGCTCAAGGTTTACTGCGGCTTCGACCCTACCGCCGAGAGCCTGCATCTCGGTAACCTCCTCGGCCTGGTCGCGCTCTCCTGGTTCCGCCGATGCGGCCACACCGCCGTCGCGCTCATCGGTGGCGCCACTGGCCGCGTTGGCGATCCCTCGGGAAAGAGTTCCGAGCGCCCGGAGCTCggcatagctgccgtcgagggcaaCTCCGACGCCATTAAGTCCCTCGTCGCCCAGATTCTCGGCCGCGTCCCGGAGCCTGCCCACCGTTCCCACTCCGGTCAAAAAGAGTTGTCTTTGGACAATTCAGCGAATTCGTCACAGACAATGGGTTCTTTTTTGATCCTCGACAACTACGACTGGTGGAAGGACATCACGCTGCTGGATTTCCTGAGAGAGGTGGGCCGTTTTGCACGCGTGGGTACAATGATCGCCAAGGAGAGCGTCAAGAAGCGTCTTGCGTCGGAAGACGGGATGAGCTACACCGAGTTTACCTACCAGCTGCTGCAGGGCTACGACTTCCTTTACATGTTCAAGAATATGGGTGTCAATGTGCAGATCGGGGGCAGCGATCAGTGGGGGAACATCACAGCGGGAACTGAGTTGATCAGAAAAATCTTGCAGGTTGAAGGGGCGCATGGACTCACATTCCCACTTCTGCTGAAGAGCGACGGTACCAAATTTGGAAAGACGGAGGATGGGGCAATCTGGCTCTCTTCGAAGATGCTTTCTCCTTACAAGTTCTATCAGTACTTCTTTGCGGTGCCAGACATCGATGTCATCAGGTTTATGAAGATCCTGACGTTCCTGAGCTTGGATGAGATTCTGGAGCTAGAAGACTCGATGAAGAAGCCTGGCTATGTGCCAAACACTGTTCAGAAGAGGCTTGCAGAAGAGGTGACGCGATTTGTTCATGGCGAGGAGGGATTGGAGGAGGCATTGAAGGCAACCGAGGCCTTGAGACCTGGTGCTCAGACACAATTGGATGCACAAACAATTGAGGGGATAGCAGATGATGTGCCTTCATGCTCTTTAGCTTATGATCAAGTGTTCAAGTCTCCACTTATTGATTTGGCTGTTTCCACAGGTTTGCTCACTAGTAAGTCAGCAGTTAAGCGGCTTATTAAGCAAGGTGGTCTGTACTTGAATAACGTGAGGATTGATAGTGAGGATAAGCTGGTTGAGGAAGGTGATATAGTTGATGGGAAGGTGCTCTTGTTGTCTGCTGGAAAGAAGAACAAGATGGTTGTGAGGATATCTTGACTACTCTTATTTGTTCTTTATAACTTATTTTAGCCATTGAGGAGAAAAGTAACGGTGTTGTGTCTTCAAAACTCAAATGAGCTGTCTATGAGCATACAGATTGTTATATTGGAGAGGTTGAACACACCTTTTTTTTTGCTCTATTAATTTTGTTCATGAGAACTTTTTGTGTGCTATCTATTGGCTTTGAGAATGACAGCTGTTTTCTCATATCATGTTATAGTATCAAtcctttagggctagtttggaagcaAGGGAAGGCAAACCCAGGGAGGAAAAACCTCTCATGTATAATTAAATATCTtaaggctagtttgggaaccctatTTTTCTAAGGGATTTTATATTTTTACAggagaaaatgaactaatttcccttgaaaaaatggaaatcccttggaaaaatggggttcccaaactagcccttattcAAATATTATCTACAGGGATTTCTCACCCTGGGAAAAGAGGGGGGTCCCAAAGGGATTTGGGTTTCGAAACTAGCCCTTAGAGGATCTTTTACCGCCATCAATATCATATCAGGTGCTGTTTGGTTGGGAGTCAGAGGGAACGGGGTCATCCTCTCATCCCCCCATAGTGGAATATCCCTAAGATATGGAGTGAGCCTATCCCTTTGATTCGAGCGGACTGACTCATTCGCCTTCTTCTCGTGCGTGCATGCAGGTGTGGAGGATGAGCAAGAGTGCATGCTCCAAGCACAGATGTTCAAACGAGCTTTGGGTTCAGCATAGACACGCATAGGCAATGTGAGCTCCAGCTTTGGCACTGGCACGCACAAGCGTGAGATGACCTCCGGTTACAATGAGTGGCCCAGTGTCAAGGGAACAAGGTGCAAGTTGAgacgcaggcgggcgagctccatCTGCTTGAACTGTGAGTGGGTTGGTGAGCTCTGGCTGAGCTGCTGTGTCGGTGGGGAGCGGCGCTAGTGAGGGGCGACGGTGAGGAGGAACGAAGAGGAGGGTGTGTGCCTGTGAGTGCAAAGGAAGAGGAGGGTGGGCGTCAGCAAGGGTCATAGGGCGAGCTCCGGTGAGTGAGAAGAAGCGGTGTGTGGCTTCAACAAGCTCTTGgtgcaaggaagaagaaaagaggaggctGACATGTGGACCTCACATGCTAGATGCATTGTCCCACCTTTTGATGTACCTGAACCAAATACGGAACAAGGATGggcctataggtgtacatttgtgcTGTGCCTAATAGGCCGGCCCAAAGCACACAATTTCTGGCACGGCCCATATCTGGCACGGCCCAACCTAATTGTGGGcctgggccggcacggcccataTTGTGGGCCGTGCCGGGGCCTCAATTCAAGCCCACGGGCCGGcctggcacgacccatttaactaAGGCCTACCGAGGCCCACTAAATATAGACTCAGTATTTAACTAAGATCCGTCAAAGCCCACATGActagcataacttggaaaatctAGAGCTTCAATAAGCCATCGAGAACCAATACCTAGATATggatagtgaatagtgatgatgatcaTTGTATATGTATTCTGTATGGATGTATAGTACTCAATTAAACACTAAACAGAGAACTGAATATTATTTGTGAGCTAGTTGTACTATTTTTTTTCTTTCTGACCAAAGGTTTATAATGTGCATCCACAAAACATCTTAGTTTTATTTTGGTCATATATATTTTATACTTTTTGTTGATATATTACTGTTGTATGTATATGAGCCGGTCTGGCACATTAAGGTATTTTGGGCTATTTGGGCCGGCCTGGCACACATAACTAATTGTGGGCCGTGCCGTGGGCCGATGACTGGGCACACGTGCTGGCACGGCACGGCCCATAATTAGATATGTGCTTTTGTGGGCCGTGCCTTTGTGGGCCGTGCTTTTGTGGGCCTGTGCCGTGCCGGGCCAGGCCGGCCCACATGTACATGTATAGATGGGCCCATCTCCCTAACGCAGACATGAAACTGGATCATCCCATCTTAAAAATCAGGGTCAAAACTATCCCATCCCACTATGTCCCAGATCAAACATATGGTTAATCAGTTTTGGGAAGAGGCTAATGGTTGGTTTGTTATTGGTGCACAGAAGATTGCTTACTGCTTCGGTGCTTGCTGATTGACataatttataatttatttatacAGGTGATTGTTAAGTGCTTTGACATGtcatgacactaatttcctattgCAAGTACAAAGTATGCATATCGTCAAAACATTGATCATGAATAAATGCAAAACATTTTGCTTAGGTTTTGATTTAATACTGGTTCATGTCAAAGTGTGGTGAAACTTATCTCGTGTTAGTATACTATAGTGGCGTTGTTCAATTTTTTAATTTCAAATCGGGTAAACCATACATGTACTGTTGACATGCTAAATTGCTAATGTTCATATATAAGGAGTTCAGGTGGCATTTCTTTTTTGATCTCATAACTCAGTGGAAAGTTGCATGCCAGTATCACATTTCAGAACTTCACTGATCATCAGTGTTTGACCATATAAAGTTGTCACtttattctctttccttatgttATCAATAAATTATATAAATGATTGATCAGATTATGTTCAGTTTTTGAACCACAATGATGTTGAGTTTTTttagtactccctccgtcccaaaatagtAGGGGGCAATTCCTTGTGTGCCATAGGAAATTATACTCGTTCCTTGTGTGCCACTGGCCCCATATATCATACACACACAAAAAATTCCATATATGTCACTCAATAGCACACAAGGAATGAGTATAAAATTCAATGGTACATAGGGAAACTTTCCAAATAGTAGTTGTTTTAGCTCttaatttttatgtctatattcaaatggaaTCTAGACATATACCAAACATATACATTAAGTGTTGCATGAACCCACTAATTTGCTAAAACGAATTTTATTTTGAGACAGAGGGAGTATTACTAAATGTACATATAGTTCCATGTTTGCATTTGGTTTAGTGGCATCTTTTTTTCTGCCAGGTTATTTGACATAATAATCTTTTTATATGCTGGGTTCGATGTGTACATGAACCACAAATTAGTAGTTTAGTACAGTGAACCCCCTCTTATCATTCCATTGCATATATAACATGTGTATGTATCGGTGAATGGTAGTCACCCTTTGTCTGTGCTTGAGTACAGGTGCAGAAACTGGATGAGATGGGCTAAACCTTTCCCTGAATCTAGCTAACCTGCTGCGGTTGCCTTGTAACCTTGCTTTGCTGATTTTTATTTTTACTTTGACATTTCTTTTGCAATTTCTGCTCATTCAAGGATGTTGTGTCTCTTTTGCAGGTTGTCAAGTATTCTTGGTGGCTATGTATTGCAACAATAATTTAAATTGATCATTCTGGTGAGTTTTGGTGTGCTCTTGGCCTTTTGTCAGGGTGGTACTGTGTGTCTGTGCATTTAGGTGAGATTTGCTAAGTTGCAAGTATGTCAACTTGAGTAGGAAAATTTCAATTAAAAGTATCTGAGAACTGGTAGGAAATTCGTGGCTGAAAGACATGTACGACTACCTAGCCTCTTCAACATAATCTTAGTTACAGTTCGGTAACCTGTGAACCTACTGGTAAAGATAAACATGTGCTTGTTTAAGAACCATTGTATTTTCTTCTATTGATTTTCATGATCAATTGCTGGGTTATAGATTAAATTCCATGATCAATTCCATGCTAAGTTGCAATTTCTATTGATTTTCATGATCAATTGTCTTCTATTGATCAGCAGTGCTGGGCGGGGTTGACAGAGAGTTAGATGACGCTGACGTTGTCGTGGTAGACAAGTGTGCTACTGGTGAGGGGACTGTGAAGCTCCTGGAGGAGCTGAGTTGGTGCATCCAGCTTGCCTTAGCCACCCCATTGTCGACAACTAGGTACTCACCCTCAGCACACTGGAGCGTGAGACCACATGCTGACACTCACTTGGAGGACTAAGAGATGAGGTTGGCCACAAGAAACACTGCATAGCCAGAGGTAGACCGATGGGTGTCCGAGTGCTCATGTCTAGAGGAGTGCTCGCATACGGTCGTTTTGGTAGAGCGGGAGTATTTCAACTATGGTAAATTTTAATATTTCAATATGGAGACTCCAAGAGCCGTTCCGTTCCTCTTTTGTTTGAAGCCAAACATCCAAAAAATAAGAATGAAATAGTTACATTCTCTTCCattcaaccaaacacacccttaatctGACTTACCACTCGAATGAGGTAGCAATTCATTATTACCATCTAAGCCAATGGCTATGGTAACATGCGAACAAATAGTGACGAGTACCAACAATAATAAGCAACTTCATATTTGGGGAAGATCATATATACTAAGCAACTTGAGCAAAGACAAAAAAAAAGCTAAGCCCAAAGGAAAAAAAAATATATACTTAATGAAGATCTCTGACTCTCCGTCCAATCTAGGCTCATCACAATACCGTTTGTCCTCCAGAATTAGCACAGCCCATTTTAGAAAAGGTGCTACAAGACACTGAAACGTAAAAGAGCTACCCAAATATCCAGAACGGAAAACCTATTGACCACGTCCTTTACCTCTCAAATAGACGATGCTCTTCTGCACGTCAAAATATAGCGACTCCCAACGAACACGGGCCGCCACACAACATTGAAACCATGCATCCACGTCCGTACGCAGCCATTTGATCGTCATGGTCGCTATAAATTTGCTCCCCGTCCGATTCAACAACAAGCTTGTGGCCCAAGATGGCAAATGCTCTCCTAGGTGGCCTGTGGGCGATCGTCGTCGTCGCGGTGGTCGTCGGCGTTGTCGCCACCGTCACCCACTCCGGCAAGAAGGCCGGCGACGACTTCACCGTCCCGGGGGAAGCCTCCATTGCCACGTCCGGCAAGTCGGTCGAGTCCCTGTGCGCGCCCACGTTGTACAAGGAGTCGTGTGAGAAGACGCTCTCCCAGGCCACCAATGGCACCGAGAACCCCAAGGAGGTGTTCCACAGCGTTGCCAAGGTGGCGCTGGAGTCGGTGAAAACAGCGGTCGAGCAGTCCAAGACGATCGGCGAGGCTAAGGCCAGCGACTCCATGACCGAGAGCGCGCGAGAGGACTGCAAGAAGCTCCTCGAGGACGCCGTTGACGACCTCAGGGGCATGCTCGAGATGGCCGGCGGCGACATCAAGGTGCTTATCAGCCGGTCCGACGACCTCGAGACATGGCTCACGGGCGTCATGACGTTCATGGACACCTGCATCGACGGCTTCGTCGACGAGAAGCTCAAGGCCGACATGCACACCGTGCTGCGCAACGCCACCGAGCTCAGCAGCAACGCGCTCGCCATCACCAACAGCCTCGGCGGGATCCTGAAGAAGCTGGACCTCGGCATGTTCAAGAAGGACTCGCGTCGCCGGCTCCTGTCGGAGCAGGACGAAAAAGGCTGGCCAGTGTGGATGAGGTCGCCGGAGAGAAAGCTCCTGGCGGCGGGCAACCAGCCTAAGCCGAACGCGGTGGTGGCCAAGGACGGCAGCGGCCAGTTCAAGACCATCCAGCAGGCTGTGGACGCCATGCCCAAGGGCCAGCAGGGGAGGTACGTCATCTACGTGAAGGCCGGCCTCTACGACGAGATCGTCATGGTCCCCAAGGACAAGGTCAACGTCTTCATGTACGGCGACGGGCCCAAGCAAAGCCGCGTGACCGGCCGCAAGAGCTTCGCTGACGGCATCACCACCATGAAGACCGCCACATTCTGTGAgcgagccttcttcttcaccaccATTTTATATGTACATAGACGTGCCAGGAACTTTATGGATATGGATTGGCAGCCGTCGAGGCGTCCGGGTTCATCTGCAAGAACATGGGCTTCCACAACACGGCCGGCGCGGAGAGGCACCAGGCGGTGGCGCTCCGCGTTCAGGGAGACCTCGCGGCGTTCTACAACTGCCGGTTCGACGCGTTCCAGGACACGCTGTACGTGCACGCCCGGCGCCAGTTCTTCCGCAACTGCGTCATCTCCGGCACCATTGACTTCATCTTCGGCAACTCGGCGGCGGTGTTCCAGAACTGCCTCATCGTCACGCGGCGGCCCATGGACAACCAGCAGAACTCGGTGACCGCGCACGGCCGCACGGACCCCAACATGAAGTCGGGGCTCGTCATCCAGAACTGCCGCCTGGTGCCCGACCAGAAGCTCTTCCCCGACCGCTTCAAGATCCCCTCGTACCTGGGCCGACCCTGGAAGGAGTTCTCGCGCCTCGTCATCATGGAGAGCACCATCGCCGACTTCATCAAGCCCGAGGGCTACATGCCCTGGAACGGCGACTTCGGCATCAAGACGCTCTACTACGCCGAGTACAACAACCGCGGCCCCGGCGCCGGCACCAGCAAGAGGGTCACCTGGCCTGGGTTCCACGTCATCGGCCGGAAGGACGCCGAGCAGTTCACCGCCGGGCCGTTCATCGACGGCGGGTTGTGGCTCAAGTTCACCGGCACGCCGCACATCCTCGGGTTCAAGTTCTAAAGACCGCATGCATGGCATGGTATATACAGCACACGCTAGGGAGGTGGTACATACATGTTTGTACCTGAGGTGTCGCAGGACAGGAGGGCTAACGTTTGTACCTTtaccctttttttcttttctttttgattCCTTTGGTTGTTTCTCTTGGTGAAAATTTTCAGGAAACGAAAAATATTTTGGACAGTGATCTGTTGCGTCATTGATTAATGCATAGTTTGTGTGTTTTAAAAAAATCCACTGACTCTGTTGTTGCAGGGCAGCTGATCAAACCCTCAGTATTCGCCTAGGTACGTCTCAAACACCAATAACGAACGTTGTACATCAAACCAAACCATGCACCTGCTAGAACGAGAACTTGAAGACCATGTCGTGCTTGTACTCCTGTCCGGGCAACAGGGTCTGAGACGGGAACTCGGGGTGGTTCACTGCGTCCACGTACCCCATGGTCTCCAGCGTGAACCCGGCGTACTGGTCGTACACCCCGCCGCCCTTCCCCTGGGTGTGGTTGAGCCAGTTCCCGGTGTAGAGCTGCACGGTGGCCTGGTTCGCCCACAGCTCCACCGCCCTGCCGGACGCGCCGTCCCGGACCTGCGCCACGGGCCGCATCCCTTCCCCGTCGACGACGTAGTTGGCGTCGTACCCGACGACCTTCCCGCCCGTGACCTGGCGGATGCGCGCGCCGATGGGCGTGGGCGTCCGGAAGTCCAGCGGCGTGCCGGCGACGGGCGCGACGCGCCCCGACGAAGGCAGGAGCTCCTCGTCCAGCACGGCGTACCGCGACGCGTGCAGCCGGAGCTCGTGGCCCAGGACGTCCCCGCTGCCCTGCCCGCCCAGGTTCCAGTACGCGTGCAGCAGCAGGTTCACCGGCGTCGCCCTGTCCAGCGCCGTCGCGCTCATGTGCACGCCCAGCGTGTACGGGCCCGACACCCGGTACGTCACGTACGCGTCGAGGTTCCCGGGGAAACCTGCTCACCATAAATAAAGATTCCCGTTGACGGACGCTACTCGATCGAGCTCACAAGAGCTGTTAATTAAAGCCTTTTGGTTAATTTGGGCGTACCTTGCTCTCCGTCGAAGCTGTGGTAGTACAGGGTGACGTATGGGGAGTCGCCGCCGCCGACATACTCCTTCACCGTCCAGACGCTTTTGCTGAACGCTGTGCCACCACCTGGATGCACGAACAGATGCAGGTGAATGAGTGAACGATCTCGCTCCCATGTCATGAACAGCGGTGGAAGTGGAACTCGATTACTCGAGGACTGATCCATCACGGACGGTTGGAGCAGAGCAATCCTCTGGCTCTGGGTGTAGGCACGAACCGTACCGTGAATCGTGTTCCTGCCGTCGTTTCGTTGCAGGTGGTAGACTTTCCCGTCGAGGACGAACCGGCCCCTCGATATCCGCTGAGCCACGCGGCCGGTTATCGGTCCAAAGTAAGAAGTGTCGTTCTGCGTGGGAAGAACAACTTTAAGCCGCTGTTGTGTGTTGAAAAATTCAGCAGCGTGCCATAGCCATAGGCTCCATTCACATGATGCGTATCGACACTTGCACGGTCTCGCTTATTTTTTTTCCCCCtcgagaagagagagagagagagagagagagagagagagagagagagagagagagagagagagagagagagagagagagagagagcatgaTCTCGAGTGATCTTTGTCAGTTTTAAATTAGGGGAAGATAGCGATGGAGTGCCATCCTGTACAGCACAGATCACAATGTGATAATAATCATTTCCTTCCAGTTCCCCTTAATTTTCTTTTCTACAAAAGTTCGGTTGGTGGCCTAATATTCTAGCTCTAGCTCATGCTTGGTTTTCAAAGTCTTGACCGTGGTGCTTGGGATTCTAAAGCTGAACGAGAGAGAGTAAATGAGGGAGAATagtaaagaagaagaaaaaaatgaAGTCGCTATGTTTGGAGAGCGACCGACGACTGCGAAGTTTGTTAATTAGAGAGGTGGAATTCGCTGACGAACAGAACTAGTGCAGAGTGAAAAATGAAGAAGAAAAGACGCAAACTAAATGCAACACACGTGCTATCGATCTATGCAGGAGAAAGATCATGGATCGATTGGCTAGAAAAAAGAAACAAGAGACGGTGATCTGCCGAACTTACAAAGTATTCAGCGACGGTATCTCTGCCCAGGACGATATCAGCCAAGTTCCCTGCAAACCCACGAGCACGAACTTAATTTAGCCTGTGCGGCGAGCGAGGGCAGTTGCAGAGGCGACAGCAGCTAGCAGGAAGGGAGAGGACTGCACGGACCTTTGCAGTCGGGAAGGACGACGGACATTAATCGGGCGCCCCAGTTGGTGACCTTGACGGAGAAATCCCCCAGCTTGAGCTCGTACACGCCGACCCTCGCATCGGGGCGGGGGCCGGCGGTGGCCTGCGCGCCCAGGGTGCCCGCGAGGCACAGCAGCGCGAGGAGCTCAACCCTAGCCATTGCCGGGCCAAGGAATTAGCTTAATTGCTGAGACAGGTTGCCAGGAAGGCAGCACAGGTAGGAAGGAAGGGCGAAGAGCGAAGAGAAAGGGGGTGTACGTCGGTCGGTCGATCGTCGGGGCACTCGGCTCTAGATATATTTTCCTCCATCCAATTTTATTTCAGAAAAATCCGGACGGCAGGAACCTCACGGTCACAGGTAAAGCTGTGCTTGAATGATCTGGACGGCATCGGCATTTGAATCTTTTTTCTTCTTATTTCTACTTTTATTTTCTGTCTTATTATATACTTCTGTGCAACAAGGTCTTGGTCAAAGGCGTGGGCTGAGTGGCTGACCCAGCAAGCGTGTGTGCTGGCCCGGGTGCTGTAGCCTGTACTGTACTGCTGCTAATCGACCAGTCCGCCCGGCGTATTTTTCGTTCAGGTTGTCTTGCGCTAGCTAGCGTGCACTATCTCTTAAAATTAACAGTCAATCGTGGACTTTTTCAAAGCTACTCGTTTTCAAAATACAATCTGCATGATACAATTCTGAGATAGAGCCTGGCCTTAGATCATAAATACAAGTAAAAGACAATATATATAAAAAGTCACGAAAAAATGAGGTTTTGCGAATAGTCTATTTCTTGT
This portion of the Zea mays cultivar B73 chromosome 2, Zm-B73-REFERENCE-NAM-5.0, whole genome shotgun sequence genome encodes:
- the LOC107546770 gene encoding uncharacterized protein LOC107546770 precursor, with protein sequence MANALLGGLWAIVVVAVVVGVVATVTHSGKKAGDDFTVPGEASIATSGKSVESLCAPTLYKESCEKTLSQATNGTENPKEVFHSVAKVALESVKTAVEQSKTIGEAKASDSMTESAREDCKKLLEDAVDDLRGMLEMAGGDIKVLISRSDDLETWLTGVMTFMDTCIDGFVDEKLKADMHTVLRNATELSSNALAITNSLGGILKKLDLGMFKKDSRRRLLSEQDEKGWPVWMRSPERKLLAAGNQPKPNAVVAKDGSGQFKTIQQAVDAMPKGQQGRYVIYVKAGLYDEIVMVPKDKVNVFMYGDGPKQSRVTGRKSFADGITTMKTATFSVEASGFICKNMGFHNTAGAERHQAVALRVQGDLAAFYNCRFDAFQDTLYVHARRQFFRNCVISGTIDFIFGNSAAVFQNCLIVTRRPMDNQQNSVTAHGRTDPNMKSGLVIQNCRLVPDQKLFPDRFKIPSYLGRPWKEFSRLVIMESTIADFIKPEGYMPWNGDFGIKTLYYAEYNNRGPGAGTSKRVTWPGFHVIGRKDAEQFTAGPFIDGGLWLKFTGTPHILGFKF
- the LOC100383094 gene encoding uncharacterized protein LOC100383094 precursor, whose amino-acid sequence is MARVELLALLCLAGTLGAQATAGPRPDARVGVYELKLGDFSVKVTNWGARLMSVVLPDCKGNLADIVLGRDTVAEYFNDTSYFGPITGRVAQRISRGRFVLDGKVYHLQRNDGRNTIHGGGTAFSKSVWTVKEYVGGGDSPYVTLYYHSFDGEQGFPGNLDAYVTYRVSGPYTLGVHMSATALDRATPVNLLLHAYWNLGGQGSGDVLGHELRLHASRYAVLDEELLPSSGRVAPVAGTPLDFRTPTPIGARIRQVTGGKVVGYDANYVVDGEGMRPVAQVRDGASGRAVELWANQATVQLYTGNWLNHTQGKGGGVYDQYAGFTLETMGYVDAVNHPEFPSQTLLPGQEYKHDMVFKFSF
- the LOC100273682 gene encoding Tyrosine--tRNA ligase, chloroplastic/mitochondrial; amino-acid sequence: MAATAMAAAAAASRAFLRPHRCLLLPHTHPLRRRLSTNATASAPAATAASPGVVDVLMKRGLVEAITSEALAAARPGELKVYCGFDPTAESLHLGNLLGLVALSWFRRCGHTAVALIGGATGRVGDPSGKSSERPELGIAAVEGNSDAIKSLVAQILGRVPEPAHRSHSGQKELSLDNSANSSQTMGSFLILDNYDWWKDITLLDFLREVGRFARVGTMIAKESVKKRLASEDGMSYTEFTYQLLQGYDFLYMFKNMGVNVQIGGSDQWGNITAGTELIRKILQVEGAHGLTFPLLLKSDGTKFGKTEDGAIWLSSKMLSPYKFYQYFFAVPDIDVIRFMKILTFLSLDEILELEDSMKKPGYVPNTVQKRLAEEVTRFVHGEEGLEEALKATEALRPGAQTQLDAQTIEGIADDVPSCSLAYDQVFKSPLIDLAVSTGLLTSKSAVKRLIKQGGLYLNNVRIDSEDKLVEEGDIVDGKVLLLSAGKKNKMVVRIS